A genomic region of Deltaproteobacteria bacterium contains the following coding sequences:
- a CDS encoding DUF4177 domain-containing protein, whose translation MTFEYDVVKIPVQAFQHLAFFCSQNGECALDDVPMDQAGRLTDILNEKGAEGWELVQLFFDRSGVVAIWKRSKKI comes from the coding sequence ATGACATTTGAATATGACGTGGTCAAAATTCCGGTGCAGGCATTTCAGCATCTGGCATTTTTCTGTTCTCAAAATGGGGAGTGCGCCTTGGACGATGTGCCGATGGATCAGGCGGGCCGATTAACGGATATCTTAAATGAAAAGGGAGCTGAGGGATGGGAACTGGTCCAGCTATTCTTCGACCGGAGTGGCGTTGTCGCGATTTGGAAACGATCCAAAAAAATTTAA
- a CDS encoding transcriptional repressor: MHRSTRQRQVILDEVKRSRTHPTADEIYEKVRTRLPHVSLGTVYRNLDVLAANGDIVKLVLGRTQMRFDGNLDPHYHMSCIHCGRVEDLPMGMPENPMALLEKMTRHLTKYGVFGHKLEFVGVCTECSAKGLNFPGGDDAESDCHPEKGNDPSGEEAGSRDSKNMPKEECR, encoded by the coding sequence ATGCACAGATCCACCCGGCAGAGGCAGGTTATTCTGGATGAGGTGAAACGATCCAGGACCCATCCCACTGCGGACGAGATTTACGAAAAGGTCAGGACACGGTTGCCTCACGTCAGTCTCGGAACGGTATACCGCAATCTCGACGTCCTGGCCGCGAATGGTGACATTGTCAAACTGGTCCTCGGTCGAACGCAGATGCGATTTGACGGAAATCTCGACCCCCATTATCACATGAGCTGCATTCACTGCGGCCGGGTGGAAGATCTTCCGATGGGCATGCCGGAAAATCCGATGGCCCTCCTGGAAAAGATGACCCGTCACCTCACCAAGTATGGAGTGTTCGGACATAAACTTGAGTTTGTGGGTGTCTGCACGGAATGTTCAGCCAAAGGCCTCAATTTCCCGGGGGGTGACGATGCAGAATCGGATTGCCATCCGGAAAAAGGTAACGACCCATCCGGGGAAGAGGCCGGAAGCAGGGATAGCAAAAACATGCCCAAGGAGGAATGCCGATGA